The proteins below are encoded in one region of Brachyspira intermedia PWS/A:
- a CDS encoding ankyrin repeat domain-containing protein → MKKIVLMAVLCTLFSFNALYPELSKDEKEFVAYIANGNKEEVLDFLNNKKVNINLDIMDGATPLILSIIYKQDEIAKLLIEKGADLNKKEKESGATPLILSILYEQYEIAEILIEKGANVNIKDNSGFTALIHAIQREKTDLSKMLIEKKSDVNTKVSFKTDGLYLKDFTPLTFNVDTEVAELLIKSGANINTRLSIKDDSRNIQLENITPLMWVIFDYNTEIAELLIEAGADLNAKDKNGNTALDYARYRNDSKIEKILIENGSK, encoded by the coding sequence ATGAAAAAAATTGTATTAATGGCAGTATTGTGTACTTTATTTAGTTTTAATGCTTTGTATCCGGAGCTTAGTAAAGATGAAAAAGAATTTGTAGCATATATAGCTAATGGTAATAAAGAAGAAGTTTTAGATTTTTTAAATAATAAAAAGGTCAATATAAATTTAGATATTATGGATGGTGCTACACCTTTGATATTATCTATTATTTATAAGCAAGATGAAATTGCAAAGCTGCTAATAGAAAAAGGTGCTGATCTCAATAAAAAAGAGAAAGAAAGCGGTGCTACACCTTTAATCTTATCTATTCTTTATGAGCAATATGAAATAGCAGAGATATTAATAGAAAAAGGTGCTAATGTTAATATAAAAGACAATTCCGGATTTACAGCTTTAATACATGCTATACAGAGGGAGAAAACAGATTTATCAAAAATGCTTATAGAAAAAAAATCTGATGTAAATACAAAAGTATCATTCAAGACAGATGGATTATATTTAAAAGATTTTACTCCTTTGACATTTAATGTAGATACAGAAGTAGCTGAGTTATTAATAAAATCTGGGGCTAATATTAATACTAGATTATCTATAAAAGACGATTCAAGAAATATACAATTAGAAAATATTACACCTTTAATGTGGGTAATTTTTGATTATAATACAGAAATAGCTGAGTTATTGATAGAAGCTGGAGCTGATCTTAATGCTAAAGATAAAAATGGAAACACAGCATTAGATTATGCAAGATATAGAAATGATTCTAAAATAGAAAAAATACTTATTGAAAATGGTTCTAAATAA
- a CDS encoding ankyrin repeat domain-containing protein, with protein sequence MKKIVLMAMLYTLFSFNALYPANSENEALFLSYIASGDIEEVSNFIDNKKININARIKNSATPLIFSIIFKQDEIAKMLIEKGSDLNIKDNLGFTALIYSIMYNRTEISKILIEKKSDVNTKVSLNENGVYMKNVTPLILNENKEVAQSLINASADINIKFSFQDAGENIKLENITPLIWFIFTDNSEIVKLLIESGADVNAKDKSGKTALDYAKDKNNPKIEQLLISKGAK encoded by the coding sequence ATGAAAAAAATTGTATTAATGGCAATGTTGTATACTTTATTTAGTTTTAATGCACTGTATCCTGCAAACTCTGAAAATGAAGCCCTATTCTTATCGTATATAGCATCTGGTGATATTGAAGAAGTTTCAAATTTTATAGATAATAAAAAAATTAATATAAATGCTAGAATAAAAAATAGTGCGACACCATTAATATTTTCTATTATTTTTAAGCAAGATGAAATAGCAAAAATGCTTATAGAAAAAGGTTCAGATCTTAATATCAAAGACAATTTAGGATTCACAGCTTTAATATATTCTATAATGTACAATAGAACAGAAATATCAAAAATACTTATAGAAAAAAAATCTGATGTAAATACAAAAGTATCATTAAATGAAAATGGAGTATATATGAAAAACGTTACTCCTTTAATACTTAATGAAAATAAAGAAGTAGCTCAATCATTAATAAATGCTAGTGCAGACATTAATATTAAATTCTCTTTTCAAGATGCTGGAGAAAATATAAAATTAGAAAATATTACACCTTTAATATGGTTTATTTTTACTGATAATTCTGAAATAGTTAAGTTATTGATAGAATCCGGAGCTGATGTTAATGCTAAAGATAAAAGCGGAAAAACAGCATTAGATTATGCGAAAGATAAAAATAATCCTAAAATAGAGCAGTTACTTATATCAAAAGGTGCTAAATAA
- a CDS encoding ankyrin repeat domain-containing protein → MKKIVLMVVLYTLFSFNALYPANEETEAQFFLYIGSGNIEEVSNYIDDKKININAKLDDGMTPLILSIVYKQDEIAKMLIEKGANLNIKDKSGFTALIHSIMKNRTEVSKMLIEKKADVNIKLSLNENGIYMKNFTPLILNEDKEVAQSLISAGADINIKLTAKYPGQDLKLENATPLMWFILNDNTEIAQLLIEAGADINAKDKSGKTALDYAKEKNNTKIEELLIAKNAN, encoded by the coding sequence ATGAAAAAAATTGTATTAATGGTAGTATTGTATACTTTATTTAGTTTTAATGCTTTGTATCCGGCAAACGAAGAAACAGAAGCACAGTTCTTCTTGTATATAGGATCTGGTAATATTGAAGAAGTTTCAAATTATATAGATGATAAAAAAATCAATATAAATGCCAAATTAGATGATGGTATGACACCATTAATATTATCTATTGTTTATAAGCAAGATGAAATAGCAAAAATGCTTATAGAAAAAGGTGCAAATCTTAATATCAAAGATAAGTCAGGATTTACAGCTTTAATACATTCTATAATGAAAAATAGAACAGAAGTATCAAAAATGCTTATAGAAAAAAAAGCTGATGTAAATATAAAGCTTTCATTAAATGAAAATGGAATATATATGAAAAATTTTACTCCTTTAATACTTAATGAAGATAAAGAAGTAGCACAATCATTAATAAGTGCTGGTGCTGATATTAATATAAAATTGACTGCAAAATATCCTGGACAAGATCTAAAATTAGAAAATGCTACACCTTTAATGTGGTTTATTTTGAATGATAATACTGAAATAGCTCAGTTATTGATAGAAGCTGGAGCTGATATCAATGCTAAAGATAAAAGCGGAAAAACAGCACTAGATTATGCAAAAGAAAAAAACAATACTAAAATAGAAGAGTTGCTTATAGCAAAAAATGCTAATTAA
- a CDS encoding Crp/Fnr family transcriptional regulator, whose amino-acid sequence MDNNLSSHTKKYNTDDVIFLEYEKGDKFYLVQSGSVKITKVIKDVEKLLDIVYAGEFFGEMAILEDTTRSASAIANEPTVLLELRKENFQSILANNTVMALKLSKTFAKRIFDAKRRLLILQLNETDLRVYDCLLLLAELQNIPRDHYYEPQELNATINDIANWCGVKVVDVQKVLNTLVKTGKIDIRTNTIYVKNLKEIQRQIDLKRKKS is encoded by the coding sequence ATGGATAATAATTTAAGTTCTCATACAAAAAAATATAATACTGATGATGTTATATTTCTGGAATATGAAAAAGGTGATAAATTCTATTTAGTTCAAAGCGGTTCAGTAAAAATTACAAAAGTTATAAAAGATGTTGAAAAATTGTTAGACATAGTTTATGCTGGTGAGTTTTTCGGTGAAATGGCTATATTAGAAGATACTACAAGAAGTGCATCGGCTATAGCAAATGAACCTACTGTGCTTTTAGAGTTGAGAAAAGAAAACTTCCAAAGCATATTGGCTAATAATACAGTTATGGCTTTGAAACTTTCAAAAACTTTTGCTAAAAGAATATTCGATGCTAAAAGAAGACTTTTAATACTTCAATTAAATGAAACTGACTTGAGAGTATATGACTGTCTTTTACTTTTGGCAGAGCTTCAAAACATACCTAGAGATCATTATTATGAACCTCAGGAACTAAATGCCACTATAAATGATATAGCAAATTGGTGCGGTGTAAAAGTAGTTGATGTACAAAAAGTTTTAAATACATTGGTAAAAACAGGTAAAATAGATATAAGAACTAATACCATATATGTTAAAAACTTAAAAGAGATTCAAAGACAAATTGATTTAAAGAGAAAGAAATCATAA
- a CDS encoding cyclic nucleotide-binding domain-containing protein, whose protein sequence is MQTRVYKAGSIVYFTGDTSDRVYILKQGQAQSIFLSEETGYETRELINIGEFFGVKSILGTYPQEDTVQCLTDCVVIIITYEEFESLIEKNKPIIIKMLKVFSNQLRRINKRVRELVENDISEEGQDPLEGLYGIGEFYFKNKKYRNALYAYKRYIQYADEDSAFYNTVKEKIEECKEELDITDDSDIAPPVSNAPASAPKTQAKAAINDPAYNKAVELYNNNDYVNSLKAFNNLIKSPDTAVAENSIFYMGKCYYNINKYDNASTVLLSAIKKYPKSQNVKEAILFLAKSCEGSGNKTKAKAYYQKVISMPPMDNFSKEANASISRL, encoded by the coding sequence ATGCAAACAAGAGTATATAAAGCAGGTTCTATAGTATATTTTACAGGCGACACCTCAGACAGAGTTTATATCTTGAAACAAGGTCAGGCTCAAAGTATCTTTTTATCAGAAGAAACAGGTTATGAAACTAGGGAACTTATTAATATAGGCGAGTTTTTTGGGGTAAAAAGTATACTTGGTACTTATCCGCAAGAAGATACGGTTCAGTGCTTAACAGATTGTGTTGTTATCATAATTACTTATGAAGAATTTGAAAGTTTGATTGAAAAAAATAAACCTATAATCATAAAAATGCTTAAGGTGTTTTCAAATCAGCTTAGAAGAATCAATAAAAGAGTAAGAGAACTTGTTGAAAATGATATAAGCGAAGAAGGACAGGATCCTTTAGAGGGATTATACGGAATAGGGGAATTTTACTTTAAAAATAAAAAGTATAGAAATGCTCTATATGCTTATAAAAGATATATACAGTATGCAGATGAAGATTCAGCATTCTATAACACTGTAAAAGAAAAAATTGAAGAATGTAAAGAAGAATTAGATATTACAGATGATAGTGATATAGCACCTCCTGTTTCAAATGCTCCTGCTTCAGCTCCAAAAACTCAGGCTAAAGCAGCAATTAATGACCCTGCATATAATAAGGCTGTTGAGTTATATAATAATAATGATTATGTTAACTCATTAAAAGCATTCAATAATTTAATTAAAAGTCCTGATACTGCTGTTGCCGAGAATTCTATATTCTATATGGGTAAATGTTATTATAATATAAACAAATATGATAATGCTTCTACTGTATTGTTGTCAGCAATAAAAAAATATCCTAAATCTCAAAATGTTAAAGAGGCTATACTATTTTTAGCTAAAAGCTGTGAGGGCAGCGGAAATAAAACTAAAGCAAAAGCATATTATCAAAAAGTTATTTCAATGCCTCCTATGGATAATTTTTCAAAGGAAGCGAATGCAAGTATTTCAAGACTGTAA
- a CDS encoding pyridoxamine 5'-phosphate oxidase family protein: protein MRRKDFIFEDKEEIYSMLNSIEFGVMALPDDIPYAVPISFCYKNNEIYFHGAMAGRKYEILKNNPKVSFSASKPYSYIPSEFLNGKMIPTQFFFSVFIEGKFETIDDISRRKEILYEIVKKYEPNNDNLSIDNKMFDYAQNNMLIGVIKIENLTAKAKFGQNMQDEEITIIIDDLNTRSKDIDIETVDMINKLRK from the coding sequence ATGAGAAGAAAAGATTTTATATTTGAAGATAAAGAAGAAATATACAGTATGCTTAATAGTATAGAATTTGGTGTTATGGCTTTGCCTGATGATATACCTTATGCTGTACCTATAAGTTTTTGCTATAAAAACAATGAAATATATTTTCATGGTGCTATGGCGGGCAGAAAATATGAAATTCTAAAGAATAATCCTAAAGTTTCTTTTAGTGCTTCAAAACCATATTCATATATACCGTCTGAATTTTTAAATGGTAAAATGATACCTACACAGTTTTTCTTTTCTGTTTTTATAGAAGGTAAATTTGAAACTATAGATGATATATCAAGAAGAAAAGAAATTTTATATGAAATAGTAAAAAAATACGAACCTAATAATGATAATCTGTCTATAGACAACAAGATGTTTGATTATGCACAAAATAATATGCTTATAGGCGTAATAAAAATTGAAAATCTTACTGCCAAAGCCAAATTCGGTCAGAATATGCAAGATGAAGAGATTACAATTATAATAGATGATTTAAATACAAGGTCTAAAGACATTGATATTGAAACTGTAGATATGATAAATAAGCTAAGAAAATGA